From a region of the Neisseria subflava genome:
- the lpxA gene encoding acyl-ACP--UDP-N-acetylglucosamine O-acyltransferase: MTLIHPTAVIDPKAELDSSVKVGPYSIIGPNVQISANTEIGPHVVINGHTTIGENNRIFQFASLGEIPQDKKYRDEPTKLIIGNGNTIREFTTFNLGTVTGIGETRIGDDNWIMAYCHLAHDCVVGNHTIFANNASLAGHVTIGDYVVLGGYTLVFQFCQIGDYAMTAFAAGVHKDVPPYFMAAGYRAEPAGLNSEGMRRNGFTAEQIASVKDAYKTIYHRGIPFEEAKADILKRAETQSELAVFKDFFAQSTRGIIR, from the coding sequence ATGACCCTTATCCATCCGACCGCCGTCATCGACCCTAAAGCCGAACTCGACTCCAGCGTCAAAGTCGGCCCATACAGCATCATCGGCCCCAATGTGCAAATCAGTGCGAATACCGAAATCGGTCCGCACGTCGTCATCAACGGCCATACGACCATCGGTGAAAACAACCGCATTTTCCAATTTGCCAGCCTCGGCGAGATTCCGCAGGACAAAAAATACCGCGACGAGCCGACCAAGCTGATTATCGGCAACGGCAACACCATCCGCGAATTTACGACGTTCAACCTCGGCACGGTCACCGGCATCGGCGAAACCCGTATCGGCGACGACAACTGGATTATGGCCTACTGCCACCTCGCCCATGACTGCGTGGTCGGCAACCATACCATCTTCGCCAACAACGCCTCACTCGCAGGCCACGTTACCATCGGCGACTACGTCGTCTTGGGCGGCTACACGCTGGTGTTCCAATTCTGCCAAATCGGCGACTACGCCATGACCGCGTTTGCCGCCGGCGTACACAAAGACGTACCGCCGTACTTTATGGCTGCAGGCTACCGCGCCGAACCGGCCGGCCTCAACAGCGAAGGTATGCGCCGCAACGGGTTCACCGCCGAACAGATTGCCTCTGTCAAAGATGCGTATAAAACCATTTACCATCGCGGCATTCCGTTTGAAGAAGCCAAAGCAGATATTCTGAAACGCGCCGAAACACAAAGCGAATTGGCGGTATTTAAAGACTTTTTTGCACAATCCACACGCGGCATTATCCGTTGA
- a CDS encoding quinone-dependent dihydroorotate dehydrogenase, translating into MYSLVRPILFRFDAEKAHHFTLNSLRTAEKFGLLPKVDSHTRPTELMGLQLPNPVGLAAGLDKNGECIDAFAALGFGFVEIGTVTPKPQPGNPQPRLFRVPEHQGIINRMGFNNHGIDAMIRNIENSRFKGILGINIGKNAVTPIENAADDYLICLEKAYAHASYITVNISSPNTKNLRALQGGDELSALLEALKNKQAQLAAAHGKYVPLAVKIAPDLDEAQIDDIAHVVKSVEMDGIIATNTTIDKSSLGSHPLAGEQGGLSGLPVREKSNQVLKLLAERIDGKLPIIGVGGIMNGADAAEKIRLGASAVQVYSGLIYRGPELIKECLAALK; encoded by the coding sequence ATGTATTCACTCGTCCGCCCTATCCTGTTCCGTTTCGATGCAGAAAAGGCCCATCATTTCACGCTCAACAGTTTGCGTACCGCCGAAAAATTCGGCCTGCTGCCCAAAGTGGACAGCCATACCCGACCAACCGAGCTGATGGGTTTACAGCTGCCCAATCCGGTCGGCTTGGCGGCAGGTTTGGATAAAAACGGCGAGTGTATCGATGCGTTTGCTGCTTTGGGTTTCGGCTTTGTCGAAATCGGCACGGTCACGCCCAAGCCGCAGCCGGGCAATCCGCAGCCGCGCCTTTTCCGCGTTCCCGAACACCAAGGTATCATCAACCGCATGGGTTTCAACAACCACGGCATCGACGCGATGATCCGCAACATTGAAAACAGCCGCTTTAAAGGCATTTTGGGCATCAATATCGGCAAAAATGCCGTTACGCCGATTGAAAATGCGGCCGACGATTATCTGATTTGCTTGGAAAAAGCCTACGCCCACGCAAGCTACATCACGGTCAATATTTCCTCCCCCAATACGAAAAACCTGCGCGCCTTGCAAGGCGGCGACGAATTGAGCGCATTGTTGGAAGCCTTGAAAAACAAACAGGCGCAACTGGCAGCCGCGCATGGCAAATATGTGCCGCTGGCGGTCAAAATCGCGCCGGATTTGGACGAAGCGCAAATCGACGACATCGCCCATGTGGTCAAATCCGTAGAAATGGATGGCATCATCGCCACCAACACGACCATCGACAAATCAAGCTTGGGCAGCCATCCGCTCGCAGGCGAACAAGGCGGCTTGAGCGGTTTGCCCGTACGCGAGAAAAGCAATCAGGTGTTGAAACTTTTGGCAGAACGCATTGACGGCAAGCTGCCGATTATCGGCGTCGGCGGCATCATGAACGGCGCGGACGCGGCAGAAAAAATCCGCTTGGGTGCCAGTGCGGTGCAGGTGTACAGCGGTTTGATTTATCGCGGCCCTGAGTTGATTAAAGAGTGTTTGGCTGCGTTGAAATAA
- the thiC gene encoding phosphomethylpyrimidine synthase ThiC encodes MTTAKKTGDEARRLSDLSEDIGIRFQYPNSDRVYIPGSRADIRVPLREIRQDDTYTAQGTEANPPIPVYDTSGAYGDPAAHIDLKQGLPHVRTAWLDERGDTEILPTLSSEYGTERAHDPKTAHLRFNQITRPRRAKAGRNVTQLHYARQGIITPEMEFVAIRERMKLDELFRRPEYAKLLKQHAGQSFGANIPTHPDQITPEFVRQEIATGRAIIPANINHPELEPMIIGRNFRVKINGNLGNSAVTSSLTEEVEKMVWSLRWGADTIMDLSTGAHIHETREWIIRNAPVPIGTVPIYQALEKTGGIAEDLTWDLVRDTLIEQAEQGVDYFTLHAGVLLRYVPMTADRLTGIVSRGGSIMAKWCLAHHQENFLYTHFDEICEIMKAYDVSFSLGDGLRPGCIADANDESQFAELHTLGELTAKAWKHDVQVMIEGPGHVPLQRVKENMTEELQHCFEAPFYTLGPLVTDIAPGYDHITSGIGATNIGWYGTAMLCYVTPKEHLGLPDKEDVRTGIITYKLAAHAADLAKGWPGAQLRDNALSKARFEFRWRDQFRLSLDPERAESFHDETLPAEGAKIAHFCSMCGPKFCSMKITQEVRDYADKQKAQQQGMEEKAIEFVKKGAKLYS; translated from the coding sequence ATGACTACCGCTAAAAAAACCGGCGATGAGGCGCGCCGTCTTTCCGACTTGAGCGAAGACATCGGCATCCGCTTCCAATATCCCAATTCCGACCGCGTCTATATTCCGGGCAGCCGCGCTGACATCCGAGTACCTTTGCGCGAAATCCGTCAGGACGATACCTACACGGCGCAAGGTACGGAAGCCAATCCGCCTATTCCGGTGTACGACACCAGCGGCGCATACGGCGATCCGGCGGCGCACATCGACCTAAAACAAGGGCTGCCGCACGTCCGCACCGCATGGCTGGATGAACGCGGCGATACCGAAATCCTGCCTACCCTGTCGAGCGAATACGGCACCGAACGTGCGCACGATCCGAAAACCGCCCATCTGCGTTTCAACCAAATTACCCGCCCGCGCCGCGCCAAAGCAGGCCGCAATGTAACCCAGCTTCACTATGCGCGCCAAGGCATTATCACGCCGGAAATGGAGTTTGTCGCCATACGCGAACGCATGAAGCTGGACGAGCTTTTCAGACGACCCGAATACGCCAAGCTCTTGAAACAACACGCAGGGCAAAGTTTCGGCGCGAATATCCCAACCCATCCCGACCAAATCACGCCCGAATTCGTGCGCCAAGAAATCGCCACCGGACGCGCAATTATCCCTGCCAACATCAACCATCCCGAACTCGAACCGATGATTATCGGCCGCAACTTCCGCGTCAAAATCAACGGCAACTTGGGCAACTCCGCCGTCACTTCCAGCCTGACCGAAGAAGTCGAAAAAATGGTGTGGTCGCTGCGTTGGGGCGCAGACACGATTATGGACTTATCCACAGGCGCGCACATCCACGAAACGCGCGAATGGATTATCCGCAACGCGCCCGTCCCCATCGGCACGGTGCCGATTTACCAAGCTTTGGAAAAAACCGGCGGCATCGCCGAAGACCTGACTTGGGATTTGGTGCGCGATACCTTAATCGAGCAGGCAGAACAAGGCGTGGACTATTTCACCCTGCACGCAGGCGTATTGCTGCGCTATGTGCCAATGACGGCCGACCGCCTCACAGGCATCGTATCGCGCGGCGGCTCCATCATGGCGAAATGGTGTCTTGCCCATCATCAGGAAAACTTCCTCTACACGCATTTCGACGAAATCTGCGAAATTATGAAAGCCTACGACGTGTCGTTCAGCCTCGGCGACGGCCTGCGCCCCGGCTGCATTGCCGATGCCAACGACGAATCCCAATTTGCCGAGCTGCACACCTTGGGCGAATTGACCGCCAAAGCGTGGAAACACGACGTACAAGTCATGATCGAAGGCCCGGGCCATGTACCGTTGCAACGCGTGAAAGAAAACATGACCGAAGAGCTGCAACACTGCTTTGAAGCGCCTTTCTACACACTCGGCCCGCTCGTTACCGACATCGCCCCCGGCTACGACCACATCACCTCGGGCATAGGCGCGACCAATATCGGCTGGTACGGCACCGCCATGCTCTGCTACGTTACCCCGAAAGAGCATCTCGGCCTGCCCGACAAAGAAGACGTGCGCACCGGCATCATCACCTACAAACTCGCCGCCCACGCCGCCGACCTCGCCAAAGGCTGGCCGGGCGCACAGCTGCGCGACAACGCCCTGAGCAAGGCGCGTTTCGAATTCCGCTGGCGCGACCAATTCCGCCTCAGCCTCGACCCCGAACGCGCCGAGAGCTTCCACGACGAAACCCTGCCCGCCGAAGGCGCGAAAATCGCCCACTTCTGCTCAATGTGTGGCCCCAAATTCTGCTCGATGAAAATTACGCAGGAAGTGCGCGACTACGCCGACAAGCAAAAAGCCCAACAGCAAGGCATGGAAGAAAAAGCGATTGAGTTCGTCAAAAAAGGAGCGAAGCTTTACAGTTAA
- a CDS encoding FUSC family protein, with protein MPAQSERLHFSERWLNAYERYRYRRHIHAFRLGLAIVFSTLLAKVFHLQHGEWIGMTVFVVLGMLQFQGAIYSKAVERMLGTAIGLGVGLAVLWLNQHYLQDGVFFYLIIGAASAVAGWSAVGKNGYVAMLAGLTMCMLIGDSSHHWLDSGLMRAMNVLIGAAIAIAAAKLLPLRSTLMWRFMLADNLTDCAKMIAEISNGKRMTRERLEQNMIKMRKINARMVKSRSHLAATSGESHISNNMMEAMQHAHRKIVNTTELLLTTAAKLRAPTLNESEIRLLDRHFNQLQRELRLTVRLIKGHYARRIRIDTSLNTELSKPAARLHYDWQGFLWLSTNMRNEIAALVILLQRSRNKWLDKKELQRLKEYLRNDTDPEQQ; from the coding sequence ATGCCTGCCCAATCCGAACGCCTCCATTTTTCCGAACGCTGGCTCAACGCCTACGAACGCTACCGCTATCGCCGCCATATCCACGCCTTCCGCCTCGGCTTGGCAATCGTATTTTCCACCCTGTTGGCCAAAGTCTTCCACCTGCAACACGGCGAGTGGATCGGCATGACCGTCTTTGTCGTCCTCGGCATGCTGCAATTCCAAGGCGCGATTTACTCCAAAGCAGTCGAACGCATGCTCGGCACGGCCATCGGGTTGGGCGTCGGTTTGGCCGTTTTATGGTTGAACCAACATTATTTGCAAGATGGCGTTTTCTTCTATCTGATTATCGGTGCCGCCAGCGCAGTGGCCGGTTGGTCTGCGGTCGGCAAAAATGGCTACGTCGCCATGCTTGCCGGTTTGACCATGTGTATGCTCATCGGCGACAGCAGCCACCATTGGCTCGACAGCGGTCTGATGCGCGCCATGAACGTTTTGATTGGTGCCGCCATCGCCATTGCCGCCGCCAAACTTCTGCCCCTGCGCTCCACCCTGATGTGGCGCTTCATGCTTGCCGACAACCTCACCGACTGCGCCAAAATGATTGCAGAAATCAGCAACGGCAAGCGCATGACGCGCGAGCGTTTGGAACAAAACATGATTAAAATGCGCAAAATCAACGCCCGCATGGTCAAAAGCCGCAGCCATCTGGCCGCAACATCCGGTGAAAGCCACATCAGCAACAATATGATGGAAGCCATGCAGCATGCCCACCGCAAAATCGTCAACACCACCGAGCTGCTCCTGACCACCGCCGCCAAACTTCGCGCGCCCACGCTCAACGAAAGCGAAATCCGCCTGCTTGACCGCCATTTCAACCAACTCCAACGCGAGCTTCGGCTGACCGTCCGCCTCATCAAAGGCCACTACGCCCGCCGCATCCGCATCGATACTTCGCTCAATACCGAACTAAGCAAACCGGCCGCCCGCCTGCATTACGACTGGCAAGGCTTCCTCTGGCTCAGCACCAATATGCGCAACGAAATCGCCGCATTGGTGATTCTGTTGCAACGTTCGCGCAATAAATGGTTGGACAAAAAAGAGTTGCAACGCCTGAAAGAATACCTGCGCAACGATACCGATCCGGAGCAACAATAG
- the lpxB gene encoding lipid-A-disaccharide synthase yields the protein MNPNSSPLIAISVGEASGDLLGAHLIRAIKARCPNARFTGIGGERMKAEGFESLYDQEKLAVRGFVEVIKRLPQILKIRKGLVNDLIRLKPDVFIGIDAPDFNLGVAEKLKQAGIHTIHYVSPSVWAWRRERVNKIVHQVNRVLCLFPMEPQLYIDAGGRAEFVGHPMAQTMPVEADRAAARQKLGVPADVPVFAILPGSRVSEIDYMAAVFFQTALLLLKRYPQAQFLLPVATAATRKRISEILAQPEFAALPITLTDKQSDTVCTAADVVLVTSGTATLEVALCKRPMVISYKISPLTYAYVKNKIKVPHVGLPNILLGKAAVPELLQHDAVPEKLAQAVADWYDRPEAVAALEQDFHALHLLLKKDTAALAAAAVLEEAGFSDGLKDK from the coding sequence ATGAACCCCAATTCTTCCCCTCTTATCGCCATCAGCGTCGGCGAGGCTTCCGGCGACTTGCTTGGCGCACACTTAATCCGTGCCATTAAGGCGCGTTGCCCGAATGCGCGGTTTACCGGTATCGGCGGCGAGCGCATGAAGGCGGAGGGTTTCGAGAGTTTGTACGATCAGGAAAAGCTGGCAGTGCGCGGTTTTGTTGAGGTCATCAAACGCCTGCCGCAGATTTTGAAAATCCGCAAAGGGCTGGTGAACGATTTAATCCGCCTCAAGCCGGATGTGTTTATCGGCATCGATGCGCCGGACTTTAATCTCGGCGTGGCGGAAAAACTCAAGCAGGCAGGTATTCATACCATTCATTACGTCAGCCCGTCGGTTTGGGCGTGGCGGCGCGAACGGGTCAATAAAATCGTGCATCAGGTCAACCGCGTGTTGTGCCTGTTTCCGATGGAGCCGCAGCTTTATATCGATGCCGGCGGCAGAGCCGAGTTTGTCGGCCATCCGATGGCGCAAACCATGCCCGTGGAAGCGGATAGGGCGGCGGCACGGCAGAAGCTGGGCGTGCCTGCGGATGTACCCGTGTTTGCCATATTGCCCGGCAGCCGTGTGAGCGAAATCGATTACATGGCGGCGGTGTTTTTTCAGACGGCCTTATTGCTGCTGAAACGTTATCCGCAGGCACAGTTTTTGCTGCCTGTGGCAACGGCCGCAACGCGCAAACGCATTAGCGAAATTTTGGCGCAACCTGAATTTGCCGCCCTTCCCATCACGCTGACCGACAAGCAGTCGGATACGGTTTGCACCGCTGCCGACGTGGTATTGGTCACCAGCGGTACAGCGACTTTGGAAGTGGCCTTGTGCAAGCGGCCTATGGTTATCAGCTACAAAATTTCGCCGCTGACTTATGCGTATGTGAAAAACAAAATCAAAGTGCCGCATGTCGGTTTGCCCAATATTCTGTTGGGTAAAGCCGCCGTTCCCGAGCTGCTGCAACACGACGCCGTCCCTGAAAAACTGGCGCAGGCCGTGGCAGACTGGTATGACCGCCCTGAAGCCGTGGCCGCGTTGGAACAGGATTTCCACGCCTTGCATCTGCTGTTGAAAAAAGATACGGCGGCATTGGCGGCGGCGGCAGTATTGGAAGAAGCTGGATTTTCAGACGGCCTGAAAGACAAGTAA
- the murJ gene encoding murein biosynthesis integral membrane protein MurJ, with protein sequence MNLLGALAKVGSLTMVSRILGFVRDTIIARAFGAGMATDAFFVAFKLPNLLRRVFAEGAFAQAFVPILAEYKETRSPEATQAFVRHVAGMLSFVLVIVTALGILAAPWVIYVSAPGFAKEADKFQLSIDLLRVTFPYIFLISLSSFVGSILNSYHKFGIPAFTPTFLNISFIVFSLFFVPYFDPPVMALAWAVFVGGVLQLVFQLPWLAKLGFLKMPKLSFKDAAVNRVMKQMAPAILGVSVAQISLVINTIFASFLQSGSVSWMYYADRLMELPTGVLGVALGTILLPTLSKHAASQDTEQFSGLLDWGLRLCMLLTLPAAVGLAVLSFPLVTTLFMYREFTLHDAQMTQHALIAYSFGLIGLIMIKVLAPGFYARQNIKTPVKVAIFTLICTQLMNLAFISPLKHVGLSLAIGLGACLNAGLLFFLLRKHGIYRPGKGWAAFLVKMVISLVVMGGGLWVAQSYLPFEWVHVGGFKKAGQLCVLIALGGGLYFVSLAALGFRPHHFRRVEK encoded by the coding sequence ATGAATTTATTGGGAGCCTTGGCCAAGGTTGGCAGCCTGACGATGGTGTCGCGCATTTTGGGCTTTGTACGCGATACGATTATCGCCCGTGCGTTTGGTGCAGGCATGGCGACGGATGCGTTTTTTGTCGCGTTTAAACTGCCCAACCTGCTGCGGCGCGTGTTTGCAGAGGGCGCATTTGCCCAAGCCTTCGTACCGATTTTGGCGGAATACAAGGAAACCCGCTCTCCCGAAGCCACGCAGGCGTTTGTGCGCCATGTGGCCGGTATGTTGTCGTTTGTGTTGGTTATCGTTACCGCGCTGGGTATACTTGCCGCGCCGTGGGTGATTTATGTTTCCGCGCCCGGTTTTGCCAAAGAAGCCGATAAGTTTCAGCTTTCCATCGACCTGCTGCGGGTGACGTTTCCTTATATCTTTTTGATTTCTTTGTCGTCTTTTGTCGGCTCAATACTCAATTCCTATCATAAATTCGGCATTCCTGCCTTTACGCCGACTTTTTTGAACATCTCCTTTATCGTCTTTTCCCTGTTTTTTGTACCGTATTTCGATCCTCCTGTTATGGCTTTGGCGTGGGCGGTATTTGTCGGCGGCGTGTTGCAGCTGGTGTTCCAACTGCCTTGGTTGGCAAAATTGGGCTTCTTGAAAATGCCCAAACTCAGCTTTAAAGACGCAGCGGTCAACCGCGTGATGAAACAGATGGCGCCGGCTATTTTGGGCGTGAGCGTGGCGCAGATTTCCTTGGTTATCAACACCATTTTCGCCTCGTTTTTGCAGTCCGGCAGCGTGTCATGGATGTATTACGCCGACCGACTGATGGAATTGCCTACCGGTGTTTTGGGCGTGGCACTCGGTACGATTTTGCTGCCCACCTTGTCCAAACACGCCGCCAGTCAGGATACCGAGCAGTTTTCCGGCCTGCTCGACTGGGGTTTGCGCCTGTGCATGCTGCTGACCCTGCCTGCCGCCGTCGGCCTTGCCGTGTTGTCTTTCCCTCTGGTTACGACCTTGTTCATGTACCGTGAATTTACACTGCACGACGCGCAAATGACCCAACATGCGCTGATTGCCTACTCCTTCGGCTTGATCGGTCTGATTATGATTAAAGTGTTGGCACCCGGCTTCTATGCCCGCCAAAACATCAAAACTCCCGTTAAAGTCGCTATTTTCACGCTGATTTGCACGCAGTTGATGAACCTCGCTTTCATTTCGCCGCTTAAACACGTCGGCCTGTCCCTTGCTATCGGTTTGGGCGCGTGTCTGAATGCAGGTTTGCTGTTTTTCCTTTTGCGCAAACACGGCATCTACCGTCCCGGCAAAGGTTGGGCAGCGTTTTTGGTCAAAATGGTCATCTCTTTGGTCGTCATGGGCGGCGGTTTGTGGGTGGCGCAATCTTATCTGCCGTTTGAATGGGTGCACGTCGGTGGCTTTAAAAAAGCAGGCCAACTCTGCGTCCTGATTGCCTTGGGAGGTGGCCTCTACTTTGTTTCCCTCGCCGCGCTCGGCTTCCGTCCGCACCATTTCCGCCGAGTAGAAAAATAA
- a CDS encoding OPT family oligopeptide transporter, whose protein sequence is MKQAVDPYASFRELTLRGMILGALITVIFTASNVYLGLKVGLTFASSIPAAVISMAVLKFFKGSNILENNMVQTQASAAGTLSSIIFILPGLLMAGYWAGFPFWQTTLLCMSGGILGVIFTVPLRYAMVVKSDLPYPEGVAAAEILKVGDHDADQQEGGSGIKELVSGGALAGLMSFCASGLRVVADSASFWFKGGASVFQVPMGFSLALLGAGYLVGLTGGIAILLGISIAWGVAVPYLSAHIPQPADMEMIPFAMSLWKEKVRFIGAGTIGIAAIWTLLTLMKPMVEGMRLSFRNFGGAQMTERTEQDLSPKAMIAWVLAMMLVLGVSFFHFIGDSHISGGLAWLLVVVCTLLASIIGFLVAAACGYMAGLVGSSSSPISGVGIVSIVIISLVLLLVGESGGLMADEANRKFLLALTLFCGASVICVASISNDNLQDLKTGYLVKATPWKQQVALIVGCVVGAVVISPVLELLYEAYGFTGAMPREGMDAAQALAAPQATLMTTIAQGIFSHNLQWDYIFTGVAIGVALIAVDFTLRKSSGGKRALPVLAVGMGIYLPPSVNMPIVIGAVLAAVLKSVIARRQENREGRLKNAERIGTLFSAGLIVGESLIGVIMAFIIAFSVTNGGSDAPLALNLENWDTAAKWLGLAFFVFGMFVFARRVLKAGR, encoded by the coding sequence ATGAAACAGGCGGTTGATCCTTATGCGAGTTTCCGTGAACTGACGCTGCGGGGGATGATACTCGGCGCGTTGATTACGGTAATTTTTACGGCATCCAATGTGTATTTGGGCTTGAAGGTGGGCCTGACTTTTGCGTCTTCAATTCCGGCTGCGGTGATTTCGATGGCGGTTTTGAAGTTTTTTAAAGGCAGCAATATTCTGGAAAATAATATGGTGCAGACTCAGGCTTCGGCCGCGGGGACGCTCTCCAGTATTATTTTTATTCTGCCGGGTTTGCTGATGGCCGGTTATTGGGCGGGCTTTCCGTTTTGGCAGACTACGCTGCTGTGTATGTCCGGCGGTATTTTGGGCGTGATTTTCACTGTGCCTTTGCGTTATGCGATGGTGGTGAAGAGCGATTTGCCTTATCCGGAAGGCGTGGCGGCGGCCGAGATTTTGAAGGTCGGCGACCATGATGCGGACCAGCAGGAAGGCGGCAGCGGTATCAAGGAATTGGTGTCGGGCGGCGCTCTGGCCGGTTTGATGAGCTTCTGCGCAAGCGGTTTGCGCGTGGTGGCGGACAGCGCGAGCTTTTGGTTTAAAGGCGGTGCGTCGGTGTTCCAAGTGCCGATGGGCTTTTCTTTGGCCTTGCTGGGTGCGGGCTATCTGGTCGGCCTGACCGGCGGTATCGCGATTTTGCTGGGTATTTCGATTGCTTGGGGTGTGGCCGTACCGTATCTGTCGGCGCATATTCCGCAACCTGCCGATATGGAGATGATTCCTTTTGCGATGTCTTTGTGGAAGGAAAAAGTCCGTTTTATCGGTGCGGGTACGATCGGTATCGCGGCTATTTGGACGCTGTTGACTTTGATGAAACCGATGGTCGAGGGTATGCGCCTGTCTTTCCGCAATTTCGGCGGTGCGCAGATGACCGAGCGCACGGAACAGGATTTGTCGCCTAAGGCGATGATTGCCTGGGTGTTGGCGATGATGCTGGTATTGGGCGTGTCCTTCTTCCACTTTATCGGCGACTCTCATATTTCCGGCGGTTTGGCTTGGCTGTTGGTGGTTGTATGTACGCTGCTGGCTTCGATTATCGGCTTTTTGGTGGCCGCGGCTTGCGGTTATATGGCCGGTTTGGTCGGCTCGTCTTCCAGCCCAATTTCGGGCGTGGGCATCGTCTCTATCGTCATTATTTCGCTGGTGTTGCTGTTAGTCGGCGAATCCGGCGGCTTGATGGCGGACGAGGCAAACCGCAAATTCCTGCTGGCGTTGACGCTGTTTTGCGGCGCGTCTGTGATTTGTGTGGCTTCGATTTCCAATGACAACCTGCAGGATTTGAAAACGGGTTATCTGGTAAAAGCGACGCCTTGGAAACAGCAGGTTGCGCTGATTGTCGGCTGCGTTGTCGGTGCCGTGGTGATTTCGCCTGTGTTGGAGCTTTTGTATGAAGCCTACGGCTTTACCGGTGCGATGCCGCGTGAAGGCATGGATGCGGCCCAAGCCCTTGCCGCGCCTCAGGCAACTTTGATGACTACCATCGCCCAAGGTATTTTCTCGCACAATCTGCAATGGGATTATATTTTCACCGGTGTGGCCATTGGTGTGGCGTTGATTGCGGTTGATTTCACATTGCGCAAATCTTCCGGCGGCAAGCGTGCTTTGCCGGTATTGGCCGTGGGCATGGGCATTTACCTGCCGCCGTCTGTGAATATGCCGATTGTGATTGGTGCGGTATTGGCGGCGGTGTTGAAATCCGTCATCGCCCGCCGTCAAGAAAACCGTGAAGGCCGTCTGAAAAATGCGGAACGTATCGGTACGCTGTTCTCCGCCGGTTTGATTGTCGGCGAGAGCCTGATTGGTGTGATTATGGCGTTTATCATTGCCTTCTCCGTAACCAACGGCGGTTCGGATGCGCCTTTGGCCCTGAACCTGGAAAACTGGGATACGGCCGCCAAATGGCTGGGCTTGGCGTTTTTTGTTTTCGGTATGTTTGTGTTTGCACGCCGCGTGTTGAAAGCAGGACGCTAA
- the rnhB gene encoding ribonuclease HII has product MATVLSAGVDEAGRGPLVGSVFAAAVILPEHFDLPGLTDSKKLSEKKRDMLAQMIKEQAVAWSIAFADPDEILQLNILHATMAAMKRAVKGLSVMPDKVWIDGNRVPKDLNVPAEAVVKGDSKIIEISAASVLAKTARDAEMYELAKRYPQYGFDRHKGYGTAQHLAALKQYGVLPEHRRDFAPVQTLLEQGNLFEE; this is encoded by the coding sequence ATGGCGACGGTTTTAAGCGCAGGCGTGGACGAAGCGGGACGCGGCCCTTTGGTCGGCAGCGTATTTGCGGCGGCAGTGATTTTGCCGGAACATTTTGACCTGCCGGGTTTGACCGACTCAAAAAAACTGAGCGAAAAAAAGCGCGATATGTTGGCGCAGATGATTAAGGAACAGGCGGTTGCGTGGAGCATTGCCTTTGCCGATCCCGACGAAATCCTGCAACTGAACATCCTGCACGCAACCATGGCCGCGATGAAGCGCGCAGTCAAGGGGCTATCGGTCATGCCTGACAAAGTATGGATAGACGGCAACCGCGTGCCGAAAGATTTGAATGTCCCTGCCGAAGCCGTGGTCAAAGGCGACAGCAAAATTATTGAAATCTCCGCCGCTTCGGTTTTGGCTAAAACCGCGCGTGATGCGGAAATGTATGAATTGGCGAAACGTTACCCGCAATACGGGTTTGACCGCCACAAAGGCTACGGCACGGCGCAACATTTGGCTGCGTTGAAACAATACGGCGTATTGCCGGAACACCGCCGCGATTTCGCACCGGTCCAAACCTTATTGGAACAAGGCAATCTGTTTGAAGAATGA